The following proteins are encoded in a genomic region of Dasypus novemcinctus isolate mDasNov1 chromosome 3, mDasNov1.1.hap2, whole genome shotgun sequence:
- the PAM16 gene encoding mitochondrial import inner membrane translocase subunit TIM16, which translates to MPKYLAHIIVMGMQVVGRTFTQALRQEFAANQAAADSQGHAGHQPAATSNLPSLSLQEAQQILNISKLRIEEIHENYHHLFKMNDKSAGGSFYLQLKVVQAKEHLDEQLRIQAHKDREKGQTSKT; encoded by the coding sequence ATGCCCAAGTACCTGGCCCACATCATTGTAATGGGAATGCAGGTGGTGGGCAGGACCTTCACCCAGGCCCTGCGGCAGGAGTTTGCAGCCAACCAGGCAGCAGCAGATTCCCAGGGACATGCTGGACACCAGCCTGCAGCCACATCCAACCTCCCCAGCCTCAGCCTCCAGGAGGCACAGCAGATTCTCAACATATCCAAGCTGAGAATCGAGGAGATCCACGAGAACTATCACCACTTATTTAAGATGAATGATAAATCTGCGGGTGGCTCCTTCTACCTGCAGTTAAAGGTGGTCCAAGCAAAGGAGCACCTTGATGAGCAACTCAGAATCCAGGCCCACAAGGACAGGGAAAAAGGACAGACATCTAAAACATGA